One region of Labrus bergylta chromosome 23, fLabBer1.1, whole genome shotgun sequence genomic DNA includes:
- the LOC136177672 gene encoding NXPE family member 3-like: protein MKTGYNNVLKTEKLKLFQRNVNLKVFIPASGPASVTVLPRRKGQPAVNQDSGKSGLSGYYYQGVWRSLGGFNVNQFNNDSAISQCLKGKVVHMYGDSTIRQWFEYLDASLPEAKAVNLNSPKPAGPYMIWENANKIMVTYRIHGLPLRISIIPTSKECYVSKELDTLVGGTNTVVVLGIWAHFSTFPIELHIRWLQSIRRAVVRLLNRAPGTLVVIRTGTLQAMHVGNVISNGDWFSFQVDKVLRAMFNGLNVQLVDAWDMVLAHHLPHNIHPKRPIIKNMVDVLLSYICPQKKR, encoded by the exons ATGAAAACAGGATATAATAATGTACTCAAGACCGAAAAGTTGAAGCTCTTTCAAAG GAATGTCAACCTGAAAGTCTTCATTCCGGCTTCAGGACCTGCCAGTGTCACTGTGTTGCCACGAAGGAAAG GGCAACCTGCAGTCAATCAAGACAGTGGGAAGTCTGGACTCTCTGGGTATTACTACCAGGGTGTGTGGCGATCACTAGGTGGCTTTAACGTTAACCAATTCAACAACGACTCTGCAATCAGCCAGTGTTTGAAAGGCAAGGTGGTCCACATGTATGGAGACTCAACCATCAGGCAGTGGTTTGAGTACCTCGACGCTTCGCTTCCAG AGGCTAAGGCAGTAAACCTGAACAGTCCGAAGCCAGCAGGGCCTTACATGATATgggaaaatgcaaacaaaatcaTGGTAACGTACCGCATCCATGGTCTTCCTCTTCGGATTTCAATCATACCAACCAGTAAGGAGTGTTACGTTTCCAAAGAACTTGATACGCTGGTTGGTGGTACCAACACAGTTGTAGTTTTAGGAATCTGGGCCCATTTCAGCACTTTTCCAATTGAACTTCACATCAGATGGCTTCAGAGCATCCGCAGGGCAGTGGTACGTCTGTTGAATAGGGCTCCTGGCACACTGGTGGTCATCAGAACTGGGACCCTCCAAGCTATGCATGTTGGTAATGTGATAAGCAACGGTGACTGGTTCTCGTTTCAGGTGGACAAGGTGCTTAGAGCCATGTTCAATGGACTTAATGTCCAACTGGTGGATGCATGGGATATGGTTCTTGCTCACCACTTGCCACACAACATTCATCCAAAACGTCCCATCATTAAGAATATGGTTGATGTTCTATTGTCCTACATATGCCCACAAAAGAAGAGATAG